One window from the genome of Enterobacter asburiae encodes:
- the aaeX gene encoding p-hydroxybenzoic acid efflux pump operon protein AaeX: MSLFPVIVVFGLSFPPIFFELLLSLAIFWLVRKVLVPTGIYDFVWHPALFNTALYCCLFYLISRMFV, from the coding sequence ATGAGTCTGTTTCCCGTTATCGTGGTGTTCGGTCTGTCGTTCCCACCGATATTTTTCGAGCTTCTTTTATCACTGGCGATCTTCTGGCTGGTGCGCAAGGTGCTGGTCCCTACCGGGATCTACGATTTCGTCTGGCACCCTGCATTGTTCAATACCGCGCTGTATTGCTGCCTGTTTTACCTGATATCGCGCATGTTTGTCTGA
- a CDS encoding YagU family protein, with amino-acid sequence MNLFEQTPPSRRRYGLAAFIGLIAGIVSAFVKWGAEVPLPPRSPTDLFTGACGPEQLIRAASQIDCSRNFLNPPYVFLRDWLGVVDPNAAVYTFAGHIFNWVGVTHIIFSIVFAVGYCVVAEVFPKIKLWQGLLAGALAQLFVHMISFPLMGLTPPLFELPWYEHVSEIVGHLVWFWSIEIIRRDLRNRITHEPDPEIPLGHLR; translated from the coding sequence ATGAATCTATTTGAACAAACACCGCCTTCACGCAGGCGCTATGGGCTCGCCGCGTTCATCGGTTTAATTGCAGGGATTGTCTCCGCCTTTGTCAAATGGGGAGCCGAGGTGCCGCTTCCGCCACGCAGCCCTACCGATTTATTCACCGGCGCATGCGGGCCCGAACAATTAATAAGAGCCGCCAGCCAGATTGACTGCTCACGAAATTTTTTAAACCCTCCCTATGTATTTTTACGCGACTGGCTGGGCGTCGTCGATCCTAACGCGGCGGTTTATACATTTGCCGGGCATATATTTAACTGGGTCGGCGTAACACATATTATTTTCTCAATCGTGTTCGCTGTAGGTTATTGTGTAGTGGCTGAAGTCTTCCCGAAAATTAAACTCTGGCAGGGTTTGCTGGCGGGTGCCTTAGCTCAGCTTTTTGTTCATATGATCTCCTTCCCTCTGATGGGGCTGACGCCACCGTTGTTTGAGCTGCCGTGGTATGAACACGTGTCAGAGATCGTGGGCCATCTGGTCTGGTTCTGGTCGATCGAAATCATTCGTCGTGATTTGCGTAACCGCATCACGCATGAGCCGGATCCGGAGATACCGCTGGGTCACTTACGCTAA
- the yhcN gene encoding peroxide/acid stress response protein YhcN translates to MKIKSTVAALSVLSVLSFGAFAADAINADQAQSRQAIGTVSVGAVGTSPMDMHEMLNKKAEEQGASSYRIIEARSGDHWHATAELYK, encoded by the coding sequence ATGAAAATCAAATCAACTGTAGCGGCGCTGAGCGTCCTGTCCGTCCTGTCATTCGGTGCTTTCGCGGCTGACGCTATCAATGCTGACCAGGCGCAGTCCCGTCAGGCCATCGGTACGGTTTCTGTCGGTGCGGTCGGCACATCGCCAATGGACATGCATGAGATGCTGAACAAAAAAGCGGAAGAACAGGGTGCGTCATCCTATCGCATCATCGAAGCGCGTTCCGGTGACCACTGGCACGCCACCGCTGAGCTGTACAAATAA
- the aaeR gene encoding HTH-type transcriptional activator AaeR — protein MERLKRMSVFAKVVELGSFTAAARQLQMSVSSISQTVSKLEDELQVKLLNRSTRSIGLTEAGKIYYQGCRRMLLEVQDVHEQLYAFNNTPIGTLRIGCSSTMAQNVLAAMTADMLKEYPGLTVNLVTGIPAPDLIADGLDVVIRVGALQDSSLFSRRLGSMPMVVCASKSYLAQYGVPEKPADLTNHSWLEYSVRPDNEFELIAPEGISTKLLPEGRFVTNDPMTISRWLVAGAGIAYVPLMWVINEINSGVLEILFPRYQSDPRPVYALYTEKDKLPLKVQVCINYLTEYFVDVAELFQGMRGRRKE, from the coding sequence ATGGAACGTTTAAAACGCATGTCGGTCTTCGCCAAAGTGGTTGAACTGGGCTCGTTTACCGCCGCTGCCCGCCAGCTTCAGATGAGCGTCTCATCCATCAGCCAGACGGTGTCCAAACTGGAAGATGAGCTTCAGGTCAAGCTGCTCAACCGCAGTACCCGCAGCATTGGGCTGACGGAGGCGGGTAAAATTTACTATCAGGGCTGTCGCCGCATGCTGCTTGAAGTGCAGGATGTTCACGAACAGCTCTATGCCTTCAACAACACCCCTATCGGCACGCTGCGAATCGGGTGTTCTTCAACTATGGCACAAAATGTTCTCGCTGCCATGACCGCGGATATGCTGAAAGAGTACCCTGGGCTTACCGTCAATCTGGTGACGGGTATTCCGGCGCCGGACCTGATTGCCGACGGGCTGGACGTGGTGATCCGCGTCGGCGCGTTGCAGGATTCCAGCCTGTTCTCGCGCAGGCTGGGCAGTATGCCGATGGTCGTCTGCGCCTCGAAAAGCTATCTGGCGCAGTACGGCGTTCCGGAGAAACCCGCCGATCTCACCAACCACTCGTGGCTGGAGTACAGCGTGCGGCCCGATAATGAATTCGAGCTGATTGCCCCGGAAGGGATTTCTACCAAACTGCTGCCGGAAGGGCGGTTTGTCACTAACGATCCGATGACCATTTCGCGCTGGCTGGTGGCCGGGGCCGGGATCGCCTACGTACCGTTAATGTGGGTGATCAACGAGATCAACAGCGGCGTGCTGGAGATCCTCTTCCCGCGCTACCAGTCCGATCCGCGTCCGGTGTACGCCCTGTATACCGAAAAAGACAAACTCCCGCTCAAGGTACAGGTGTGTATTAACTATCTGACCGAGTATTTTGTGGACGTGGCCGAGCTCTTTCAGGGGATGCGGGGAAGAAGGAAGGAATAA
- a CDS encoding NAD-dependent succinate-semialdehyde dehydrogenase, with protein MTTQALQDHILFQTGYLVNGIWKTLDTTFDVLNPATGEVIAKVAKAGKAQTEDAIAAATQAFPAWRAKTAKERSAILYRWYELIIENKSWLGRLMTTEQGKPLKEAEGEVEYAASFIQWFAEEAKRANGEIIPPIKPGSRILATREPIGVVAAITPWNFPMAMLTRKLGPALAAGCTGVIKPANNTPLSAFALLTLAKQAGVPDGVLNAVAGNTHEISDAIMASRDVRKISFTGSTSVGKTLVRNAAETMKKVSMELGGNAPYIVFEDADIDAAVKGAIANKFRNAGQVCVSVNRFYIQETVYDKFVNKLADAVNALKVGNGLEEGVVVGPLIESSAVNKVREHVDDAVARGATVLAGGKPHPLGGNFWMPTVLGDCHEGMKLAEEETFGPVAACFRFTSEDEVIQRANNTPYGLAAYFYTQNLSRVFRVSQAIESGMIGINECAVSTELGPFGGVKESGLGREGSVLGLEEYLEVKTLHIGGL; from the coding sequence ATGACGACGCAGGCGCTTCAGGACCACATCCTTTTTCAGACCGGTTATCTGGTCAACGGAATCTGGAAAACGCTGGATACAACCTTTGATGTGCTGAACCCCGCGACCGGTGAGGTCATTGCTAAAGTCGCAAAAGCGGGTAAAGCGCAAACCGAAGACGCTATCGCAGCGGCTACCCAGGCCTTCCCGGCATGGCGTGCCAAAACCGCGAAAGAACGCTCGGCCATTCTCTACCGCTGGTACGAACTGATTATTGAGAATAAAAGCTGGCTCGGGCGGTTAATGACCACCGAACAGGGCAAACCCCTGAAAGAGGCGGAGGGAGAAGTCGAGTACGCCGCCAGCTTTATCCAGTGGTTTGCCGAAGAGGCCAAACGCGCAAACGGTGAAATTATTCCGCCGATCAAGCCCGGCTCACGCATTCTGGCGACCCGTGAACCCATTGGTGTGGTCGCGGCGATTACGCCGTGGAACTTCCCGATGGCCATGCTCACCCGCAAGTTGGGTCCGGCGCTGGCAGCAGGATGTACCGGGGTGATCAAACCGGCCAATAATACACCGCTCAGCGCCTTTGCGCTGCTTACGCTGGCTAAACAGGCCGGTGTGCCCGACGGCGTGCTCAACGCCGTGGCCGGGAATACGCATGAAATCAGCGATGCGATCATGGCCAGCCGCGACGTGCGTAAAATCTCTTTCACCGGTTCAACCTCCGTCGGCAAGACGCTGGTGCGTAACGCCGCAGAAACCATGAAGAAAGTCTCGATGGAGCTGGGGGGGAATGCTCCGTATATCGTTTTTGAGGATGCAGACATCGACGCAGCGGTAAAGGGGGCGATCGCCAACAAGTTCCGCAATGCCGGGCAGGTCTGCGTCAGCGTGAACCGTTTTTATATTCAGGAAACCGTTTACGACAAATTTGTGAATAAACTTGCCGATGCGGTGAATGCGCTGAAGGTGGGCAATGGTCTTGAGGAGGGGGTGGTCGTCGGGCCGCTGATTGAATCTTCTGCGGTCAACAAGGTGCGTGAGCATGTTGACGATGCCGTTGCCCGGGGCGCAACCGTACTGGCGGGGGGGAAGCCCCATCCGCTTGGCGGGAATTTCTGGATGCCAACCGTACTGGGCGACTGCCATGAAGGCATGAAGCTGGCAGAAGAAGAGACGTTTGGCCCGGTGGCGGCGTGCTTCCGTTTCACCTCGGAAGATGAAGTCATCCAGCGCGCCAACAATACGCCGTATGGGCTGGCGGCTTACTTCTATACCCAGAATCTTTCCCGGGTCTTCCGCGTTTCACAGGCAATCGAGAGCGGGATGATCGGTATTAACGAGTGCGCCGTCTCCACGGAGCTCGGCCCCTTTGGCGGCGTAAAAGAGTCAGGTCTTGGACGAGAGGGCTCCGTGCTGGGGCTGGAAGAGTATCTGGAAGTTAAAACCCTGCATATTGGGGGATTATAA
- the degS gene encoding outer membrane-stress sensor serine endopeptidase DegS: MLLKLLRSIVIGLIVAGLLLLALPSLRQFNKLSAPQFDSTDETPATYNQGVRRAAPAVVNVYNRGLNASAHNQLEIRTLGSGVIMDERGYIITNKHVINDADQIIVALQDGRVFEALLVGSDSLTDLAVLKINATGGLPVIPINRKRTPHIGDVVLAIGNPYNLGQTITQGIISATGRIGLNPSGRQNFLQTDASINHGNSGGALVNSLGELMGINTLSFDKSNDGETPEGIGFAIPFQLATKIMDKLIRDGRVIRGYIGIGGREIAPMHTQGGGIDQIQGIVVNEVAPGGPAANAGIQVNDVIVSVNGTPAVSALETMDQVAEIRPGSIIPVEVMRNDKKLTLHVTIQEYPATN; encoded by the coding sequence ATGCTTTTAAAGCTCTTACGTTCTATTGTCATCGGTTTGATTGTCGCTGGCCTGCTGCTGCTGGCGCTGCCGTCATTACGTCAGTTCAATAAACTGTCGGCTCCCCAGTTCGATAGCACGGATGAAACCCCGGCCACCTATAACCAGGGCGTCCGCCGTGCCGCACCTGCGGTGGTTAACGTCTATAACCGTGGCCTGAATGCTTCAGCCCATAACCAGCTGGAGATCCGTACCCTCGGCTCCGGCGTGATCATGGACGAGCGCGGCTACATTATTACCAACAAGCACGTGATTAACGACGCCGACCAGATCATCGTCGCCCTGCAGGATGGCCGCGTGTTTGAGGCGTTACTCGTTGGGTCTGACAGCCTGACCGACCTGGCCGTTCTGAAAATTAACGCCACGGGCGGTTTGCCGGTCATCCCGATCAACCGTAAACGTACCCCGCATATTGGTGACGTCGTACTGGCTATCGGTAACCCTTACAACCTGGGCCAGACCATCACCCAGGGGATTATCAGCGCGACCGGTCGTATCGGTTTGAACCCCTCCGGGAGGCAGAACTTCCTGCAAACCGATGCCTCAATTAACCACGGTAACTCCGGTGGTGCGCTGGTCAACTCGCTGGGCGAACTGATGGGCATCAATACCCTCTCGTTTGATAAGAGTAACGACGGTGAGACGCCGGAAGGGATCGGCTTTGCCATTCCGTTCCAGCTGGCGACCAAAATTATGGATAAACTGATCCGCGACGGACGCGTGATCCGCGGCTATATCGGTATCGGCGGGCGCGAAATTGCGCCGATGCACACCCAGGGCGGCGGTATCGATCAGATTCAGGGCATCGTGGTTAACGAGGTGGCACCAGGAGGTCCGGCGGCTAACGCAGGGATTCAGGTAAACGATGTCATTGTGTCAGTCAACGGCACGCCAGCGGTCTCCGCGCTGGAGACGATGGACCAGGTGGCAGAAATTCGCCCGGGTTCTATCATCCCTGTTGAGGTCATGCGCAACGACAAGAAACTGACGCTGCACGTAACGATTCAGGAATACCCGGCCACTAACTGA
- the aaeA gene encoding p-hydroxybenzoic acid efflux pump subunit AaeA — MKTLTRKISRTAITMALVILAFIAIFRAWVYYTESPWTRDARFSADVVAIAPDVAGLITAVNVHDNQLVKKDQVLFTIDQPRYQKALEEAEADVAYYQALAAEKRREAGRRNQLGVQAMSREEIDQSNNVLQTVLHQLAKAQATRDLAKLDLERTVIRAPSDGWVTNLNVYAGEFITRGSTAVALVKQNSFYVLAYMEETKLEGVRPGFRAEITPLGSNRVFKGTVDSVAAGVTNSSSSNDAKGMATVDSNLEWVRLAQRVPVRIHLDEQQGNLWPAGTTATVVITGEKDRDASQDSFFRKIAHRLREFG, encoded by the coding sequence GTGAAAACGCTAACAAGAAAAATCTCCCGCACTGCCATCACGATGGCGCTGGTTATCCTCGCCTTCATCGCTATTTTCCGCGCCTGGGTTTATTACACCGAATCACCGTGGACGCGTGATGCACGCTTCAGTGCCGATGTAGTGGCAATAGCCCCTGACGTGGCCGGTCTTATCACGGCGGTCAACGTCCACGACAACCAGCTGGTGAAGAAAGATCAGGTCCTGTTCACCATCGACCAGCCTCGTTACCAGAAAGCGCTGGAAGAGGCGGAAGCGGACGTGGCCTATTATCAGGCGCTGGCTGCGGAGAAACGCCGCGAGGCAGGCCGTCGTAATCAGCTGGGCGTTCAGGCAATGTCCCGCGAAGAGATTGACCAGTCCAACAACGTGCTGCAAACCGTGCTGCACCAGCTGGCGAAAGCGCAGGCAACGCGCGACCTGGCGAAGCTCGATCTGGAACGCACCGTGATCCGCGCGCCGTCCGATGGCTGGGTGACCAACCTGAACGTCTATGCCGGGGAATTTATCACCCGCGGCTCAACCGCCGTGGCGCTGGTTAAACAGAACTCCTTCTACGTGCTCGCCTATATGGAAGAGACCAAGCTGGAAGGCGTGCGTCCGGGGTTCCGGGCGGAAATTACGCCGCTCGGCAGCAATCGCGTCTTTAAAGGCACCGTCGACAGCGTCGCCGCAGGGGTGACTAACTCCAGCAGCTCTAACGATGCCAAAGGGATGGCGACGGTAGATTCCAACCTGGAGTGGGTGCGTCTGGCCCAGCGCGTGCCGGTGCGCATCCACCTGGATGAACAGCAGGGAAATCTGTGGCCTGCGGGTACCACGGCGACGGTGGTGATTACCGGTGAAAAGGACCGGGATGCCAGCCAGGACTCGTTCTTCCGTAAAATTGCCCACCGCCTGCGCGAGTTTGGTTAA
- the yhcN gene encoding peroxide/acid stress response protein YhcN, protein MKTKLIIATLGLASVLSFGASAAVQQVNADQAQNLQRMGSISVTSVTGSPMDIRHELAAKAEKAGASSYRVTELNQGDHWHATAELYK, encoded by the coding sequence ATGAAAACCAAATTGATCATCGCAACCCTCGGTCTGGCATCTGTTCTCTCTTTCGGCGCAAGCGCAGCCGTACAGCAGGTGAATGCCGACCAGGCACAAAATCTACAGCGTATGGGCAGCATCTCCGTAACGTCTGTCACCGGTTCACCGATGGATATCCGTCACGAACTTGCCGCCAAAGCTGAAAAAGCAGGCGCCAGCAGCTATCGCGTCACCGAACTGAATCAGGGTGACCACTGGCATGCAACGGCAGAGCTGTATAAATAA
- the argR gene encoding transcriptional regulator ArgR, which yields MRSSSKQEELVKAFKALLKEEKFSSQGEIVQALQEQGFDNINQSKVSRMLTKFGAVRTRNAKMEMVYCLPAELGVPTTSSPLKNLVLDIDHNDAVVVIHTSPGAAQLIARMLDSLGKTEGILGTIAGDDTIFTTPASGFSVKDLHEAILVLFEQEL from the coding sequence ATGCGAAGCTCGTCTAAGCAAGAAGAATTAGTAAAGGCGTTTAAGGCGCTACTCAAAGAAGAGAAATTCAGTTCTCAGGGAGAAATTGTTCAGGCGCTGCAGGAACAAGGCTTCGATAACATTAACCAGTCGAAAGTCTCCCGCATGTTAACGAAATTTGGCGCGGTGCGTACCCGTAACGCCAAGATGGAGATGGTCTATTGCCTGCCGGCAGAACTTGGCGTGCCGACCACCTCCAGCCCGCTCAAGAATCTGGTTCTGGATATCGATCATAACGACGCCGTCGTGGTGATCCACACAAGCCCGGGTGCCGCGCAGCTGATTGCCCGCATGCTGGACTCGCTGGGTAAAACGGAGGGTATCCTCGGGACTATCGCCGGCGATGACACCATCTTTACCACACCGGCTAGCGGTTTCTCCGTGAAAGATCTCCACGAAGCGATTCTGGTTCTGTTCGAACAGGAACTCTAA
- the aaeB gene encoding p-hydroxybenzoic acid efflux pump subunit AaeB, whose amino-acid sequence MGIFSIASQHIRFAVKLACAIVLALFVGFHFQLETPRWAVLTAAIVAAGPAFAAGGEPYSGAIRYRGMLRIIGTFIGCFAALTIIILMIRTPLLMLMVCCIWAGFCTWISSLVKVENSYAWGLAGYTALIIVITIQSEPLLAPQFAVERCSEIVIGIVSAIVADLLFSPRSIKQEVDRELDALIVAQYQLMQLCIKHGDSEEVDKAWSGLVRRTQALEGMRSNLNMESSRWARANRRLKALNTVSLTLITQACETYLIQNTRPEAVTDTFRELFAEPVETVQDVHKQLKRMRRVIAWTGERDTPVTIYTWVGAATRYLLLKRGVIGNTKISAAEEEVLQGEVVIKAESAERHHAMVNFWRTTLACMLGTLFWLWTGWTSGSGAMVMIAVVTALAMRLPNPRMVAVDFLYGTIAALPIGALYFLVIIPSTQQSMLLLCISLAVMAFFIGIEVQKRRLGSLGALASTINIIVLDNPMTFHFSQFLDSALGQLVGCFLAMMVILLVRDNSQARTGRVLLNQFVSAAVSSMTTNTARRKENHLPALYQQLFLLLNKFPGDIAKFRLALTMIIAHQRLRNAPVPINDDLSAWHRQLRRTADHVLSASSDDKRRRYFTQLLEELDIYQEKLKHWEAPPQVTEPVGRLVFMLHRYQNALTDN is encoded by the coding sequence ATGGGTATCTTTTCCATCGCCAGCCAGCACATTCGCTTCGCCGTGAAGCTGGCGTGCGCCATCGTGCTGGCGCTGTTTGTCGGCTTCCACTTCCAGCTTGAAACGCCTCGCTGGGCGGTATTAACGGCCGCCATTGTCGCGGCGGGTCCTGCCTTCGCCGCGGGCGGGGAGCCCTATTCAGGCGCGATCCGCTATCGCGGTATGCTGCGTATTATCGGGACGTTTATCGGCTGCTTCGCGGCGCTGACCATTATTATTCTGATGATCCGCACCCCGCTGCTGATGCTGATGGTCTGCTGCATCTGGGCGGGTTTCTGCACCTGGATCTCGTCTCTGGTGAAAGTGGAGAACTCCTACGCCTGGGGGCTGGCGGGCTATACCGCGCTGATTATTGTCATCACCATTCAGTCTGAACCGCTGCTCGCCCCGCAGTTTGCGGTTGAGCGCTGCAGCGAGATTGTGATTGGTATTGTCAGTGCGATCGTCGCTGACCTGCTTTTCTCCCCGCGCTCCATCAAGCAGGAAGTCGACCGTGAGCTTGACGCGCTGATTGTTGCCCAGTACCAGCTGATGCAGCTCTGCATTAAGCACGGCGACAGCGAAGAGGTTGATAAAGCCTGGAGCGGGCTGGTACGCCGTACGCAGGCGCTGGAAGGAATGCGCAGCAACCTTAATATGGAGTCCTCGCGCTGGGCTCGCGCGAATCGTCGTCTGAAAGCCCTCAACACAGTCTCTCTGACGCTGATTACCCAGGCATGTGAAACCTATCTGATTCAGAACACCCGCCCGGAAGCGGTCACCGACACGTTCCGCGAACTGTTTGCCGAGCCGGTGGAAACCGTGCAGGACGTGCATAAGCAGCTTAAGCGCATGCGCCGGGTCATTGCCTGGACCGGGGAGCGCGACACGCCGGTGACCATCTACACCTGGGTCGGCGCCGCGACGCGCTATCTGCTGCTGAAGCGTGGCGTGATCGGCAACACCAAAATCAGCGCGGCGGAAGAAGAGGTGCTGCAGGGGGAAGTGGTGATCAAGGCGGAATCCGCCGAGCGACATCACGCCATGGTCAACTTCTGGCGTACGACGCTTGCCTGCATGCTCGGCACGCTGTTCTGGCTGTGGACGGGCTGGACGTCCGGCAGCGGCGCGATGGTGATGATTGCCGTTGTGACCGCACTGGCGATGCGTCTGCCTAACCCGCGTATGGTCGCCGTTGATTTCCTCTACGGCACCATTGCCGCCCTGCCGATAGGCGCGCTCTATTTCCTGGTCATCATCCCGTCGACGCAACAGAGCATGCTGCTGCTCTGTATTAGCCTGGCGGTAATGGCGTTCTTTATCGGCATTGAAGTGCAAAAGCGGCGCCTGGGATCGCTGGGGGCGCTGGCGAGTACGATTAACATCATCGTGCTCGATAACCCGATGACTTTCCATTTCAGCCAGTTCCTCGACAGCGCGTTAGGTCAGCTGGTGGGCTGTTTCCTGGCCATGATGGTGATACTGCTGGTTCGGGATAACTCGCAGGCAAGAACGGGCCGCGTGCTGTTGAACCAGTTCGTGTCGGCTGCCGTGTCGTCGATGACAACCAATACCGCGCGCCGTAAAGAGAACCACCTGCCCGCGCTCTACCAGCAGCTGTTTTTACTGCTGAACAAGTTCCCGGGCGATATCGCGAAGTTCCGCCTGGCGTTAACCATGATCATCGCGCACCAGCGTCTGCGTAACGCGCCCGTGCCGATCAACGACGATCTGTCGGCCTGGCACCGCCAGCTGCGTCGTACCGCCGATCACGTGCTTTCCGCCAGCAGCGATGACAAACGGCGTCGTTACTTTACGCAGCTGCTTGAAGAGCTCGATATCTATCAGGAAAAGCTCAAGCACTGGGAGGCACCGCCTCAGGTGACCGAGCCTGTAGGACGGCTGGTGTTTATGCTGCATCGCTACCAGAATGCTCTCACGGATAATTGA
- the mdh gene encoding malate dehydrogenase codes for MKVAVLGAAGGIGQALALLLKTQLPSGSELSLYDIAPVTPGVAVDLSHIPTAVKIKGFSGEDARPALQGADVVLISAGVARKPGMDRSDLFNVNAGIVKNLVQQIAEVCPKACIGIITNPVNTTVAIAAEVLKKAGVYDKNKLFGVTTLDIIRSNTFVAELKGKQPTEVEVPVIGGHSGVTILPLLSQIPGVSFTEQEVADLTKRIQNAGTEVVEAKAGGGSATLSMGQAAARFGLSLVRALQGEKGVVECAYVEGDGEHARFFSQPLLLGKNGIEEHKSIGTLSAFEKHAMEGMLDTLKKDITLGEEFVNK; via the coding sequence ATGAAAGTCGCAGTCCTCGGCGCTGCTGGTGGTATCGGCCAGGCGCTTGCCCTACTACTGAAAACCCAACTGCCTTCAGGCTCAGAACTCTCCCTGTACGATATTGCCCCGGTAACCCCAGGTGTGGCGGTTGACCTGAGCCACATCCCGACCGCTGTAAAAATCAAAGGCTTCTCCGGTGAAGATGCACGTCCTGCACTGCAGGGTGCCGACGTGGTGCTGATTTCTGCAGGCGTGGCGCGTAAGCCAGGCATGGATCGTTCAGACCTGTTCAACGTCAACGCGGGCATCGTGAAAAACCTGGTGCAGCAGATTGCAGAAGTCTGCCCGAAAGCATGCATCGGTATCATCACTAACCCGGTGAACACCACCGTGGCTATCGCGGCAGAAGTGCTGAAGAAAGCGGGTGTTTACGACAAAAACAAACTGTTCGGCGTGACCACGCTGGATATCATCCGTTCCAACACCTTTGTTGCTGAGCTGAAAGGCAAACAGCCAACAGAAGTGGAAGTTCCGGTCATCGGCGGTCACTCTGGCGTCACCATCCTGCCTCTGCTGTCGCAGATCCCTGGTGTGAGCTTCACCGAGCAGGAAGTGGCTGACCTGACTAAACGCATCCAGAACGCGGGCACCGAAGTGGTGGAAGCGAAGGCGGGTGGCGGTTCTGCGACCCTGTCTATGGGCCAGGCTGCTGCACGTTTTGGTCTGTCACTGGTTCGCGCTCTGCAGGGCGAGAAAGGCGTTGTTGAATGCGCTTACGTTGAAGGCGATGGCGAACATGCTCGCTTCTTCTCTCAGCCGCTGCTGCTGGGTAAAAACGGTATCGAAGAGCATAAATCCATTGGTACGCTGAGCGCGTTTGAAAAACACGCGATGGAAGGCATGCTGGATACGCTGAAGAAAGATATCACCCTGGGCGAAGAGTTCGTTAACAAGTAA
- a CDS encoding barstar family protein has translation MKTYTFDFDEIDSQEDFYREFIRAFDLERESVTNLDTLWDVVTGSLLPLPLEIEFIHLPDKLRRRFGALILLFDEAEEELEGQLRFNARH, from the coding sequence ATGAAAACCTATACGTTTGATTTTGACGAGATCGACAGTCAGGAAGACTTCTACCGTGAATTTATCCGGGCGTTTGATCTTGAACGGGAAAGCGTGACGAATCTGGATACGCTGTGGGACGTGGTCACCGGCAGTCTGTTGCCGCTACCGCTGGAAATTGAGTTCATCCATTTGCCCGATAAGCTTCGCAGACGTTTTGGCGCGCTGATATTGCTGTTCGATGAAGCGGAAGAAGAGCTTGAAGGACAGCTGCGCTTTAACGCGCGGCATTGA